One window of Columba livia isolate bColLiv1 breed racing homer unplaced genomic scaffold, bColLiv1.pat.W.v2 Scaffold_2092, whole genome shotgun sequence genomic DNA carries:
- the LOC135578000 gene encoding basic salivary proline-rich protein 1-like: protein MGHPWDTPGTPWVPLGTPWGHPGTPWDTIGTPRGHLGDTVGTPLGPPRDTVGTPWGHHWDTIGTPWDPLGTLWGPPGDTPGTPLGPLGDTVGTPWGHPWDTIGTPQGHPWDTIGTPRGHCGDPLGTPLGHHWDPPGTLWDPLGHHWDPPETLWGPPGDTIGTSWGHPWGHCGDTIGTPRGHLGDTVGTPLGPPRDTPGTPLGPPGDTVGTPLGPPVDTIETPWDPLGTLWGHHWDPPGTLWGPPGDTPGTPLGPPGDTVGTPLGPPGDTVGTPWGPPGAGGGRGRRWLRVLGGDLGGGSGDISSVGSCSSGGTRGDSCGPSPPRRRVTCHPVSPSLSPSR, encoded by the coding sequence ATGGGACACCCATgggacacccctgggaccccctggGTACCCCttgggacaccttggggacaccctgggacacCCTGGGACACCATTGGGACCCCCcggggacaccttggggacactgtggggacaccattgggacCCCccagggacactgtggggacaccctggggacaccattgggatACCATTGggaccccctgggaccccctggggacactgtggggaccccctggggacacccctgggacaCCATTGggaccccttggggacactgtggggaccccctggggacacccctgggacaCCATTGGGaccccccagggacacccctgggacACCATTGGGACCCCccggggacactgtggggaccccctggggacacccctgggacaCCATTGGGACCCCCCGGGGACACTGTGGGACCCCCTGGGACACCATTGGGACCCCCCAGAGACACTGTGGGgaccccctggggacaccattgggacctcctggggacacccctggggacactgtggggacaccattgggacCCCCcggggacaccttggggacactgtggggacaccattgggaccccccagggacacccctgggacACCATTGGgaccccctggggacactgtggggacaccattgggacCCCCCGTGGACACCATTGagaccccctgggaccccctggggacactgtggggacaccattgggacCCCccggggacactgtggggaccccctggggacacccctgggacaCCATTGGgaccccctggggacactgtggggacaccattgggacCCCccggggacactgtggggaccccctggggaccccccggggccggcggggggaggggcaggaggtggcTCCGTGTCCTTGGGGGCGACCTCGGGGGGGGATCCGGTGACATCTCAAGTGTCGGCAGCTGCTCCTCGGGGGGGACGCGGGGGGACAGCTGcggcccctcccccccccgccgccgggtGACGTGTCACCCGGTGTCACCGTCACTGTCACCGTCCCGC